Proteins from a genomic interval of Leifsonia shinshuensis:
- a CDS encoding VOC family protein — MTARIANVTFHADDPAALARFWAAVMGYPEPEWLTPEEEAELRAAGLTDDDLAARAVAWDEDPAHQRFYFTRYRHEKKHRNRMHIDITPASGRHATREEVEAERDRLVGLGATVEKVLDGSWGPYPEFAIMMRDPEGNEFCLQ, encoded by the coding sequence ATGACCGCACGGATCGCGAACGTCACCTTCCACGCCGACGACCCCGCCGCCCTCGCCCGGTTCTGGGCCGCCGTCATGGGCTACCCCGAGCCGGAGTGGCTGACCCCGGAGGAGGAGGCCGAGCTCCGCGCCGCCGGGCTGACCGACGACGACCTCGCCGCCCGCGCGGTGGCGTGGGACGAGGACCCGGCGCACCAGCGCTTCTACTTCACCCGCTACCGGCACGAGAAGAAGCACCGCAACCGGATGCACATCGACATCACGCCGGCGTCCGGCCGGCACGCGACCCGCGAGGAGGTCGAGGCCGAGCGCGACCGCCTCGTCGGGCTGGGCGCGACGGTGGAGAAGGTCCTCGACGGGTCGTGGGGGCCGTATCCGGAGTTCGCGATCATGATGCGCGACCCGGAAGGGAACGAGTTCTGCCTGCAGTGA
- a CDS encoding RNA polymerase subunit sigma-70, producing MDEDLLHAALGGDRAAFDALTGPHRHELHVHCYRMLGSVQDAEDAVQDTLLSAWLGLPGFEGRSSLRTWLYRIATNRCLNLLRAGRRRPAEATPPVARPTALGEVSWLEPYPDSLLDGLPADTPGPEALYESREAITLAFTRALQLLPPSQRAALLLRDVLGYPAAEAAALLDITVDSLNGSLKRARAALSDAPPTVDPIDADPELLERFVTAFTSGAVDDLVALMTDDVWVRMPPLAFEYRGPAAAASFFAPMSGHRRTIERMVPTAANGQPAWGEYVRDPASAGLHLVGVLVVGTSGGRVSEVTHFDPGAGAWLGLPRRMEG from the coding sequence ATGGACGAGGACCTGCTGCACGCGGCGCTCGGTGGCGACCGCGCCGCCTTCGACGCGCTCACCGGGCCGCACCGCCACGAGCTGCACGTGCACTGCTACCGGATGCTCGGGTCCGTCCAGGACGCCGAGGACGCCGTGCAGGACACGCTGCTCAGCGCGTGGCTCGGCCTCCCCGGCTTCGAAGGCCGGTCGTCGCTGCGCACCTGGCTCTACCGCATCGCGACGAACCGCTGCCTCAACCTCCTCCGCGCCGGCCGCCGCCGGCCCGCCGAAGCGACGCCGCCCGTGGCCCGCCCGACGGCGCTCGGCGAGGTGTCCTGGCTGGAGCCGTACCCGGACTCGCTGCTCGACGGCCTCCCGGCCGACACCCCCGGCCCGGAGGCGCTGTACGAGTCGCGGGAGGCGATCACGCTCGCGTTCACCCGGGCGCTCCAGCTGCTGCCGCCGTCGCAGCGGGCCGCGCTGCTCCTCCGCGACGTGCTCGGGTACCCGGCCGCGGAGGCCGCCGCCCTCCTCGACATCACGGTCGACTCCCTCAACGGGTCGCTCAAACGCGCCCGCGCCGCCCTGTCCGACGCCCCGCCCACGGTCGACCCGATCGACGCCGACCCGGAGCTGCTGGAGCGCTTCGTCACGGCCTTCACCTCCGGAGCGGTCGACGATCTGGTGGCGCTGATGACGGACGACGTCTGGGTCCGGATGCCCCCGCTCGCCTTCGAGTACCGCGGCCCGGCGGCAGCGGCGTCGTTCTTCGCGCCGATGAGCGGCCACCGCCGCACCATCGAGCGGATGGTGCCGACGGCCGCGAACGGCCAGCCGGCGTGGGGAGAATACGTGCGCGACCCGGCGTCGGCCGGGCTGCACCTGGTGGGGGTGCTGGTGGTCGGGACCAGCGGCGGGCGGGTGAGCGAGGTGACGCACTTCGACCCGGGTGCGGGGGCGTGGCTGGGGTTGCCGCGGCGGATGGAGGGGTGA
- a CDS encoding lactococcin 972 family bacteriocin, producing the protein MKLRNRVVSTVLAAGALTIGASIGAAPASAYVSYPEGGTWDYGNSGKTWSNYHHGSKLHRSTACNSYACYRSPDAARGSWSYSSVAWTVTGNTWYYYNY; encoded by the coding sequence GTGAAGTTGAGAAACAGAGTCGTTTCGACCGTCCTCGCGGCGGGCGCGTTGACGATCGGGGCGAGCATCGGGGCGGCGCCCGCCAGCGCATACGTCAGTTACCCCGAGGGCGGCACGTGGGACTACGGCAACTCCGGCAAGACGTGGTCGAACTACCACCACGGGTCGAAGCTGCACCGCTCCACGGCGTGCAACTCGTACGCGTGCTACCGTTCGCCGGACGCGGCGCGAGGGTCGTGGTCGTACTCCTCGGTTGCGTGGACCGTGACCGGAAACACCTGGTACTACTACAACTACTAA
- a CDS encoding alkaline phosphatase family protein: MTISRNRTRLIAGLAVAAAAVLGAAAVALPSVTATVSAATTNSYLPGAKHVFVINLENKGYDETWGPGSAAPYLSTTLRSRGVLLNAYYGTAHNSQPNYVAEISGQGPNPQMQADCQTYSPFVGTGTASPGQAVGDGCVFPSTVKTVADQLTASGRTWKGYMEDMGTPCRHPALGAVDDTQKAKVGDEYAARHNPFVYFQSITGSAACAKNDVDLSKLPTDLASVSTTPNLSLITPNLCDDGHDSPCVDGRPGGLVSADAWLKQWVPKITSSPAFKQDGVLVITFDESDGPQSDASSCCNEGPGPNTALPGISGLGGGRVGALVLSPFVKGGTWSTTPYNHYSLLASIEDTFGLPYLGYAATPGLNHFGLDVYNYRN, encoded by the coding sequence GTGACCATCAGCAGAAACCGCACACGCCTCATCGCGGGCCTCGCCGTCGCGGCCGCGGCCGTCCTCGGCGCGGCGGCGGTGGCGCTGCCGTCCGTCACGGCGACCGTGAGCGCGGCGACCACCAACTCCTACCTCCCGGGTGCGAAGCACGTCTTCGTGATCAACCTGGAGAACAAGGGCTACGACGAGACCTGGGGACCCGGGTCCGCGGCCCCGTACCTGTCGACGACGCTCCGCAGCCGGGGCGTGCTGCTGAACGCCTATTACGGGACGGCGCACAACTCGCAGCCGAACTACGTGGCCGAGATCTCCGGCCAGGGACCGAACCCGCAGATGCAGGCCGACTGCCAGACGTACTCGCCGTTCGTCGGCACCGGGACCGCCTCTCCCGGTCAGGCGGTCGGCGACGGCTGCGTGTTCCCGTCGACAGTGAAGACGGTCGCCGACCAGCTCACCGCCTCCGGCCGCACCTGGAAGGGTTACATGGAGGACATGGGCACCCCGTGCCGGCATCCCGCCCTCGGCGCCGTGGACGACACGCAGAAGGCGAAGGTCGGCGACGAGTACGCCGCCCGTCACAACCCGTTCGTCTACTTCCAGAGCATCACCGGATCGGCGGCCTGCGCCAAGAACGACGTCGACCTGTCGAAGCTGCCGACCGACCTAGCGTCCGTCTCGACCACGCCGAACCTCTCCCTGATCACGCCGAACCTGTGCGACGACGGCCACGATTCCCCGTGCGTCGACGGCCGGCCGGGCGGTCTCGTGAGCGCCGACGCCTGGCTCAAGCAGTGGGTGCCGAAGATCACCTCCTCGCCCGCGTTCAAGCAGGACGGTGTGCTGGTGATCACGTTCGACGAGTCGGACGGACCGCAGTCGGACGCCTCCAGCTGCTGCAACGAGGGGCCGGGGCCGAACACGGCGCTCCCCGGCATCTCGGGCCTCGGCGGCGGACGGGTCGGCGCGCTCGTGCTGTCGCCGTTCGTGAAGGGCGGCACGTGGTCGACCACGCCGTACAACCACTACAGCCTGCTCGCGAGCATCGAGGACACCTTCGGGCTGCCGTACCTGGGCTACGCCGCGACGCCGGGACTCAACCACTTCGGGCTGGACGTGTACAACTACCGCAACTGA
- a CDS encoding peptidoglycan-binding domain-containing protein yields the protein MRAWFPRAAVIAVVVLALLASGATSVWLWMTAEPPHSLAAPRIATSAPVSYQDYTDRRGVTLRVDSQPDSRLESGTGGRVTSFPCAPGEVVESGSALAGIDGRPLVALATAVPLWRELGIGDRGEDVTALQKELVRLGYTLTADGTVGRRTLAAAATMFERAGETAPDSERVDAGRIVWIPAASVTIGECRTSVGETQQAGDVLATTSGATTRVSVIEPIADLVDGERTLTVDSVAVPIEGAGIDDPAALAALAATPSLQRDDAATATGRGDPAGEAASGGAIRGTIELSTPVRVGVVPPSAVYAIEGAAGCVATGDAALRVRIVGSQLGQTFVLFDAEQRPDTVLLSSARRPACT from the coding sequence ATGAGGGCCTGGTTCCCACGAGCCGCCGTGATCGCGGTCGTCGTCCTCGCCCTGCTCGCCTCGGGAGCGACGTCCGTCTGGCTGTGGATGACGGCCGAGCCGCCGCATTCCCTCGCAGCCCCGCGCATCGCGACCTCGGCTCCCGTCTCGTACCAGGACTACACGGACCGGCGTGGCGTCACCCTGCGCGTGGACTCCCAGCCGGATTCGCGACTGGAGTCCGGGACGGGCGGTCGCGTCACCTCCTTCCCCTGCGCGCCGGGGGAGGTCGTGGAGTCCGGGTCGGCGCTGGCCGGCATCGACGGGCGTCCGCTGGTCGCGCTCGCGACCGCGGTGCCGCTCTGGCGGGAGCTCGGGATCGGCGACCGGGGGGAGGACGTCACGGCCCTCCAGAAGGAGCTCGTGCGACTCGGCTACACGCTGACCGCGGACGGGACCGTGGGTCGGCGCACGCTGGCGGCAGCGGCCACGATGTTCGAGCGGGCCGGGGAGACTGCCCCCGACTCCGAGCGCGTCGACGCCGGCCGCATCGTTTGGATTCCGGCGGCGTCCGTCACGATCGGCGAGTGCCGGACCTCCGTCGGGGAGACCCAGCAGGCCGGCGATGTCCTCGCGACGACATCGGGCGCGACCACCCGGGTGTCCGTGATCGAGCCGATCGCCGACCTCGTCGACGGCGAACGGACGCTGACCGTCGACTCGGTCGCGGTCCCCATCGAGGGGGCGGGGATCGATGACCCGGCGGCACTCGCCGCCCTGGCGGCCACCCCATCTCTCCAGCGCGACGACGCCGCGACAGCGACCGGGCGTGGCGACCCCGCAGGAGAGGCGGCCAGTGGCGGCGCGATCCGCGGCACGATCGAGCTTTCTACTCCGGTCCGCGTCGGCGTCGTCCCTCCGTCGGCCGTGTACGCGATCGAGGGCGCTGCCGGTTGTGTCGCCACGGGCGACGCGGCTCTACGCGTCAGGATCGTCGGATCCCAGCTCGGCCAGACCTTCGTCCTGTTCGACGCCGAGCAGCGGCCGGACACGGTGCTGCTCTCCAGCGCGAGGCGCCCGGCGTGCACGTAG
- a CDS encoding metalloregulator ArsR/SmtB family transcription factor — translation MTTTPTTAFAALADPTRSTIVDLLARRGELTAGEIGAEFPSSASAVSQHLKVLREAGLVTVEKRAQQRVYRLDAAALVAVEGWLSARARQWNARMDKLAAHIEKTRDEGEL, via the coding sequence GTGACCACCACTCCGACGACCGCCTTCGCCGCCTTGGCCGACCCCACCCGCTCGACCATCGTCGACCTGCTGGCCCGGCGTGGCGAGCTGACGGCGGGCGAGATCGGGGCGGAGTTCCCGAGCAGCGCGTCCGCGGTCTCCCAGCACTTGAAGGTGCTGCGCGAGGCGGGCCTGGTGACCGTGGAGAAGCGGGCGCAGCAGCGCGTCTACCGGCTGGACGCCGCGGCGCTCGTCGCGGTGGAGGGCTGGCTGTCCGCGCGCGCCCGGCAGTGGAACGCGCGGATGGACAAGCTGGCCGCGCACATCGAGAAGACACGAGACGAGGGAGAACTGTGA
- a CDS encoding SDR family NAD(P)-dependent oxidoreductase encodes MTTLAIIGAGRQLGEALARRFGREGFSIALLSRSQERLDALAADLAADGITAKGYAANVRDPEALVKALDLAAQELGPIEVLSYNPLPAKDFLRPLLESTVYDIQAAFEFSVLGPVAAVHQVLQGMRVLGRGTILFVNGGSAVQPVQHFAGTSIAFAGETAYAEMLDQALRDTDIHVAQLIIPGGIIRGDSEKDPEVLAELLWKMHVDRDRFRTFATELEVQPY; translated from the coding sequence ATGACCACTCTGGCGATCATCGGCGCAGGCCGTCAGCTCGGCGAGGCGCTCGCCCGCCGCTTCGGACGCGAAGGCTTCAGCATCGCGCTCCTCTCCCGCAGTCAGGAGCGGCTCGACGCCCTCGCGGCCGATCTCGCGGCCGACGGCATCACCGCGAAAGGGTATGCCGCCAACGTGCGCGACCCCGAGGCGCTCGTGAAGGCGCTCGACCTGGCCGCGCAGGAGCTGGGCCCGATCGAAGTGCTCAGCTACAACCCGCTTCCGGCCAAGGACTTCCTGCGGCCGCTGCTCGAGTCGACCGTGTACGACATCCAGGCGGCGTTCGAGTTCTCGGTGCTCGGGCCGGTCGCCGCGGTGCACCAGGTCCTGCAGGGGATGCGCGTGCTCGGCCGGGGCACCATCCTGTTCGTCAACGGCGGCAGCGCCGTCCAGCCCGTTCAGCACTTCGCGGGCACGTCGATCGCCTTCGCAGGGGAGACGGCGTACGCGGAGATGCTCGACCAGGCGCTGCGGGACACGGACATCCACGTCGCGCAGCTGATCATCCCGGGCGGGATCATCCGCGGCGACAGCGAGAAGGACCCGGAGGTCCTGGCTGAGCTGCTCTGGAAGATGCACGTCGACCGCGACCGGTTCCGGACGTTCGCCACCGAGCTCGAGGTCCAGCCGTACTGA
- a CDS encoding SRPBCC family protein, with protein MTNDETTDIVVRRILNAPVATVWKLWTDPELVTEWWGPEDYTSPSASVDLREGGSYLFSMLAPAEQGGAESFTGGVYTAIVPEQRLEFTQSITDEDGVPLPADQLPEGFTQNIRTVVEFADVGGLTELTITESGWSRSLMSVFAYAGMHQSLDKLTTDVLRRLTAVAG; from the coding sequence ATGACGAACGACGAGACCACCGACATCGTGGTGCGCCGCATCCTGAATGCGCCGGTCGCGACCGTGTGGAAGCTGTGGACCGACCCCGAGCTGGTCACTGAGTGGTGGGGGCCGGAGGACTACACCTCCCCGTCCGCCTCGGTCGACCTGCGCGAGGGCGGCTCCTACCTCTTCAGCATGCTCGCGCCCGCCGAGCAGGGCGGCGCCGAGAGCTTCACCGGCGGCGTCTACACGGCGATCGTGCCGGAGCAGCGGCTGGAGTTCACGCAGAGCATCACCGACGAGGACGGCGTGCCGCTGCCCGCCGACCAGCTCCCGGAGGGCTTCACCCAGAACATCCGCACGGTCGTGGAGTTCGCCGACGTCGGCGGCCTCACCGAGCTGACGATCACCGAGAGCGGCTGGTCACGCAGCCTGATGTCGGTGTTCGCATACGCGGGCATGCACCAGTCGCTCGACAAGCTGACGACGGACGTGCTCCGCCGGCTGACCGCCGTGGCCGGCTGA
- a CDS encoding SRPBCC family protein, whose translation MTTQTATDYTTTIDLDRSPDDVTAAIADVGRWWLGDVTGAADRVGAEFTYRYRDLHDSTQRVTEFEPGRRIVWDVIDSELGFVDEPDPWTGTRIVFDLQPSGAGTRLVFTHEGLTPAKECYDACSAGWDHFVVGSLRRFVETGAGLPL comes from the coding sequence ATGACCACGCAGACCGCCACCGACTACACCACCACGATCGACCTCGACCGCAGCCCGGACGACGTCACCGCCGCCATCGCGGACGTCGGCCGCTGGTGGCTCGGCGACGTCACCGGCGCGGCGGACCGCGTCGGCGCCGAGTTCACCTACCGGTACCGCGACCTCCACGACAGCACGCAGCGCGTCACGGAGTTCGAGCCGGGCCGCCGCATCGTCTGGGACGTGATCGACAGCGAGCTCGGCTTCGTGGACGAGCCGGACCCGTGGACGGGCACCCGCATCGTCTTCGACCTCCAGCCGTCCGGCGCCGGGACCCGGCTGGTCTTCACCCACGAGGGCCTGACGCCGGCGAAGGAGTGCTACGACGCGTGCTCCGCCGGCTGGGACCACTTCGTCGTCGGCAGCCTGCGCCGGTTCGTGGAGACCGGCGCAGGCCTGCCGCTGTGA
- a CDS encoding lipase family alpha/beta hydrolase, producing the protein MSLLKKLLVAAAAAALGSLAIALPAQADTVSVSPPGANDWSCVPSAAHPYPVILVPGTFESMAKNWSAMSPVLKQAGYCVFALDYGQYNGVDASGPIAQSAQQLAPFVDAVLSATKAKQVDLVGHSQGGMMPRYYLGFLGGAPKVHQLIGIAPSNHGTQGVIVPGPDGLPALTSASPTACPACADQTAGSAFLQKLNSIGDTVKGPSYTVISTTHDEVVTPYQSQALSGSPSQVTNLVIQNKCPADPIEHDQTPNDPVVQQLVLEALSVPKGPADPAYQPNCLG; encoded by the coding sequence ATGTCGTTACTGAAGAAGCTGCTCGTCGCCGCCGCCGCGGCTGCCTTGGGATCGCTGGCGATCGCCCTGCCCGCCCAGGCGGACACCGTCTCCGTGTCTCCCCCGGGCGCCAACGACTGGTCGTGCGTGCCGTCCGCCGCCCACCCGTACCCGGTGATCCTGGTGCCGGGCACGTTCGAGAGCATGGCGAAGAACTGGTCCGCCATGTCGCCCGTGCTGAAGCAGGCGGGCTACTGCGTGTTCGCCCTGGACTACGGGCAGTACAACGGGGTGGACGCCTCCGGCCCCATCGCCCAGTCCGCGCAACAGCTCGCGCCGTTCGTGGATGCCGTGCTCTCCGCGACCAAGGCCAAGCAGGTCGACCTCGTCGGGCACAGCCAGGGCGGCATGATGCCGCGCTACTACCTCGGCTTCCTCGGCGGGGCGCCGAAGGTGCACCAGCTGATCGGCATCGCGCCGTCCAACCACGGTACCCAGGGTGTGATCGTCCCGGGGCCTGACGGGCTGCCCGCGCTGACCAGCGCCTCCCCGACGGCCTGCCCGGCGTGCGCCGACCAGACCGCCGGCTCGGCGTTCCTGCAGAAGCTGAACTCGATCGGCGACACCGTCAAGGGACCGAGCTACACGGTCATCTCGACCACTCACGACGAGGTGGTGACCCCGTATCAGAGCCAGGCGCTGAGCGGGTCCCCGTCGCAGGTGACGAACCTCGTCATCCAGAACAAGTGCCCCGCCGACCCGATCGAGCACGACCAGACGCCCAACGACCCGGTCGTGCAGCAGCTCGTGCTGGAGGCGCTGAGCGTGCCGAAGGGACCCGCCGATCCGGCCTACCAGCCGAACTGCCTGGGCTGA
- a CDS encoding ATP-binding cassette domain-containing protein: MHVALDGVGHRFGRSGDWLFRSLTFAFRPGEVYALTGPSGSGKSTLLSLLAGRNRPVEGAIHLTGIDRVSWVFQNPFGSPRRTALDHVALPILARGESAPAAEEQAHEFLARFELESVAHRPFGDLSGGESQRLMLARGLASRPSLLLIDEPTAQLDRRTAERVDAAIAAVADPSTIVVVATHDARTRDACTGLLDLGALGGSGAG; encoded by the coding sequence GTGCACGTAGCGCTCGACGGGGTGGGCCATCGTTTCGGGCGGTCCGGGGATTGGCTGTTCCGGAGTCTGACGTTCGCCTTCCGGCCCGGAGAGGTCTACGCCCTGACCGGCCCGTCGGGCTCGGGGAAGAGCACCCTGCTCTCCCTGCTCGCGGGGCGGAACCGGCCCGTGGAGGGGGCGATCCACCTCACAGGCATCGACAGGGTGAGCTGGGTGTTCCAGAATCCGTTCGGTTCGCCCCGCCGCACCGCCCTCGATCACGTCGCCCTGCCGATCCTCGCCCGCGGGGAGTCCGCGCCCGCCGCGGAAGAGCAGGCGCACGAATTCCTCGCGCGCTTCGAGCTGGAGTCCGTCGCGCACCGACCCTTCGGCGACCTTTCCGGCGGGGAGTCGCAACGCCTCATGCTCGCCCGCGGTCTGGCCTCGCGACCGAGTCTCCTCCTGATCGACGAGCCGACCGCCCAGCTCGACCGACGCACCGCGGAGCGCGTGGACGCGGCCATCGCGGCGGTCGCCGACCCGTCCACCATCGTCGTCGTCGCCACGCACGACGCACGTACGCGCGACGCGTGCACCGGGCTGCTCGATCTGGGTGCGCTCGGAGGAAGTGGGGCCGGGTGA
- a CDS encoding DNA polymerase domain-containing protein: MTPSSKSEAFLEADGIEVRISNPEKVVFPEPGLTKLDLARYYLSVADGALRGAGGRPMVLKRFVKGLTQEPFFQKRVPEGHPFYIDTATLHYASGTSAEEAVLRNAAGLAWVSNLGCLDLNPHAVRAEDLDHPDELRVDLDPMPGVDWSQIVDVAFVAREVLEDHGLVGWPKTSGSRGLHILVRITPDWGFADVRLAAETLAREVENRAPGLATARWWKEERGESVFVDFNQNAKDRTVASAYSIRPLPDARVSTPLDWDEVRSRRPEEFTVLTVPQRFAQVGDPHAGIDDAAGSLDALLALAKRLGPAEKAPRAGDGAGRRVSQMPLIEVARTKTKPEALAALEEWKAAHSEVAGLLHPADELLDGMRGSSSQWYRVRINLQHVPESDRPEQGALVADYDPWAGREWPGRP, translated from the coding sequence ATGACCCCGTCGTCGAAGTCCGAGGCGTTCCTGGAGGCCGACGGGATCGAGGTGCGCATCTCGAACCCGGAGAAGGTCGTCTTCCCCGAGCCGGGACTGACCAAGCTGGACCTCGCCCGCTACTACCTCTCAGTCGCCGACGGGGCCCTCCGCGGCGCGGGCGGCCGGCCGATGGTGCTGAAGCGGTTCGTGAAGGGGCTGACGCAGGAGCCGTTCTTCCAGAAGCGCGTGCCGGAGGGCCACCCGTTCTACATCGACACCGCGACCCTGCACTATGCGAGCGGCACGTCCGCCGAGGAGGCCGTGCTGCGCAACGCCGCCGGGCTGGCGTGGGTGTCCAACCTGGGCTGCCTCGACCTGAACCCGCACGCCGTGCGCGCCGAGGACCTCGACCATCCCGACGAGCTGCGCGTCGACCTCGACCCGATGCCGGGCGTCGACTGGTCGCAGATCGTGGATGTGGCCTTCGTCGCGCGGGAGGTGCTGGAGGACCACGGGCTCGTCGGCTGGCCGAAGACGTCCGGCTCGCGCGGCCTGCACATCCTCGTCCGCATCACGCCCGACTGGGGCTTCGCCGACGTGCGGCTGGCGGCCGAGACGCTCGCCAGGGAGGTCGAGAACCGCGCGCCCGGGCTCGCGACGGCGCGCTGGTGGAAGGAGGAGCGCGGTGAGAGCGTGTTCGTCGACTTCAACCAGAACGCCAAGGACCGCACCGTCGCCTCCGCCTACTCGATCCGGCCGCTGCCCGACGCGCGCGTCTCCACGCCGCTCGACTGGGATGAGGTGCGTTCGCGCCGGCCGGAGGAGTTCACGGTGCTGACGGTGCCGCAGCGGTTCGCCCAGGTCGGCGATCCGCACGCGGGCATCGACGACGCGGCAGGCTCGCTGGACGCCCTGCTCGCGCTGGCCAAGCGGCTCGGGCCCGCCGAGAAGGCGCCGCGGGCCGGCGACGGCGCGGGACGCCGGGTCTCGCAGATGCCGCTCATCGAGGTGGCGCGCACGAAGACCAAGCCCGAGGCGCTGGCGGCGCTGGAGGAGTGGAAGGCCGCACATTCGGAGGTCGCGGGGCTGCTGCACCCGGCCGACGAGCTGCTGGACGGCATGCGCGGGTCGAGCTCGCAGTGGTACCGGGTGCGGATCAACCTCCAGCACGTCCCGGAGTCCGACCGGCCCGAGCAGGGCGCGCTCGTGGCCGACTACGACCCGTGGGCCGGGCGGGAGTGGCCGGGACGGCCCTGA
- a CDS encoding alkaline phosphatase family protein, whose product MDVDRRHFLTLAGGLTAGALAAGTAFAAQAATPGTAAASAPPLPAPAASGIDHIVVVMMENRSFDHLVGWMPGATGLPSGLRYIDRYGFPHTPHHLADFQGCGHPDPDHSFEGGRIELNGGKCDGWLKAGENDDFSIGYYDRADLGFWGQAGPQWTVCDRYFAATLAETYPNRFYMHAAQTDRLHNSTATATMPTIWDSLAAAGVSGKYYFSDVPFLALWGTKYLGISHPYADFLADCASGSLPAVSFVDPRFEDEASGTSGDDHPHADLRSGELFLNEIYHAVTTSPNWAKTLLVVNYDEWGGFFDHVVPGTAPDATPAAGTGQRGFRVPSLVVSPRARRGSVAHGTYDHTSVLKTIEWRFGLRALTPRDAGARNIAEVLDFASAPNTAAPAYTVPPFVAGPACTPVGPPAAEEWAPLKQKAVAEGWTLP is encoded by the coding sequence GTGGACGTCGATCGCAGACATTTTCTGACCCTCGCGGGCGGCCTCACCGCCGGAGCCCTGGCGGCAGGCACCGCCTTCGCCGCGCAGGCCGCGACCCCCGGAACGGCGGCCGCCTCGGCGCCCCCGCTGCCCGCTCCGGCGGCCTCCGGCATCGACCACATCGTGGTCGTCATGATGGAGAACCGGTCGTTCGACCACCTCGTCGGGTGGATGCCCGGCGCGACCGGGCTGCCGAGCGGGCTCCGCTACATCGACCGGTACGGCTTCCCGCACACGCCCCATCACCTCGCCGACTTCCAGGGCTGCGGCCATCCCGACCCCGACCATTCCTTCGAGGGCGGCCGCATCGAGCTGAACGGCGGGAAGTGCGACGGCTGGCTGAAGGCCGGTGAGAACGACGACTTCTCGATCGGCTACTACGACCGGGCCGACCTCGGCTTCTGGGGCCAGGCCGGACCGCAGTGGACGGTGTGCGACCGGTACTTCGCCGCAACGCTCGCCGAGACCTACCCGAACCGCTTCTACATGCACGCCGCGCAGACCGACCGCCTGCATAACTCGACCGCCACGGCGACGATGCCGACCATCTGGGACTCGCTCGCGGCGGCGGGCGTGAGCGGGAAGTACTACTTCAGCGATGTCCCGTTCCTGGCGCTCTGGGGCACGAAGTACCTCGGCATCTCGCACCCGTACGCCGACTTCCTCGCGGACTGCGCGAGCGGATCGCTGCCCGCCGTGTCGTTCGTGGACCCGCGCTTCGAGGACGAGGCGTCCGGCACCTCCGGCGACGACCACCCGCACGCCGACCTCCGCAGCGGCGAGCTGTTCCTCAACGAGATCTACCACGCGGTCACGACGTCGCCGAACTGGGCGAAGACCCTGCTCGTCGTCAACTACGACGAGTGGGGCGGCTTCTTCGACCACGTGGTTCCGGGCACCGCCCCCGACGCGACGCCCGCTGCCGGGACCGGCCAGCGCGGCTTCCGCGTGCCGTCGCTGGTCGTCTCGCCGCGAGCCAGGCGCGGCTCCGTGGCGCACGGCACCTACGACCACACATCGGTGCTGAAGACGATCGAGTGGAGGTTCGGCCTCCGCGCCCTCACCCCGCGCGACGCCGGGGCGCGCAACATCGCGGAGGTCCTCGACTTCGCGTCGGCGCCGAACACCGCCGCGCCCGCGTACACCGTGCCGCCGTTCGTCGCCGGACCGGCCTGCACCCCGGTCGGTCCGCCGGCCGCCGAGGAGTGGGCGCCGCTCAAACAGAAAGCCGTCGCAGAAGGGTGGACGCTCCCGTGA